One window from the genome of Oryctolagus cuniculus chromosome 1, mOryCun1.1, whole genome shotgun sequence encodes:
- the TLN1 gene encoding talin-1 isoform X2, with product MVALSLKISIGNVVKTMQFEPSTMVYDACRMIRERIPEALVGPPSDFGLFLSDDDPKKGIWLEAGKALDYYMLRNGDTMEYRKKQRPLKIRMLDGTVKTIMVDDSKTVTDMLMTICARIGITNHDEYSLVRELMEEKKEEVTGTLRKDKTLLRDEKKMEKLKQKLHTDDELNWLDHGRTLREQGVEEHETLLLRRKFFYSDQNVDSRDPVQLNLLYVQARDDILNGSHPVSFDKACEFAGFQCQIQFGPHNEQKHKAGFLDLKDFLPKEYVKQKGERKIFQAHKNCGQMSEIEAKVRYVKLARSLKTYGVSFFLVKEKMKGKNKLVPRLLGITKECVMRVDEKTKEVIQEWNLTNIKRWAASPKSFTLDFGDYQDGYYSVQTTEGEQIAQLIAGYIDIILKKKKSKDHFGLEGDEESTMLEDSVSPKKSTVLQQQYNRVGKVEHGSVALPAIMRSGASGPENFQVGSMPPAQQQITSGQMHRGHMPPLTSAQQALTGTINSSMQAVQAAQATLDDFDTLPPLGQDAASKAWRKNKMDESKHEIHSQVDAITAGTASVVNLTAGDPAETDYTAVGCAVTTISSNLTEMSRGVKLLAALLEDEGGSGRPLLQAAKGLAGAVSELLRSAQPASAEPRQNLLQAAGNVGQASGELLQQIGESDTDPHFQDTLMQLAKAVASAAAALVLKAKSVAQRTEDSALQTQVIAAATQCALSTSQLVACTKVVAPTISSPVCQEQLVEAGRLVAKAVEGCVSASQAATEDGQLLRGVGAAATAVTQALNELLQHVKAHATGAGPAGRYDQATDTILTVTENIFSSMGDAGEMVRQARILAQATSDLVNAIKADAEGESDLENSRKLLSAAKILADATAKMVEAAKGAAAHPDSEEQQQRLREAAEGLRMATNAAAQNAIKKKLVQRLEHAAKQAAASATQTIAAAQHAASAPKASAGPQPLLVQSCKAVAEQIPLLVQGVRGSQAQPDSPSAQLALIAASQSFLQPGGKMVAAAKASVPTIQDQASAMQLSQCAKNLGTALAELRTAAQKAQEACGPLEMDSALSVVQNLEKDLQEVKAAARDGKLKPLPGETMEKCAQDLGTSTKAVSSAIAQLLGEVAQGNENYAGIAARDVAGGLRSLAQAARGVAALTTDPAVQAIVLDTASDVLDKASSLLEEAKKAAGHPGDPESQQRLAQVAKAVTQALNRCVSCLPGQRDVDNALRAVGDASKRLLSDSLPPSTGTFQEAQSRLNEAAAGLNQAATELVQASRGTPQDLARASGRFGQDFSTFLEAGVEMAGQAPSQEDRAQVVSNLKGISMSSSKLLLAAKALSTDPAAPNLKSQLAAAARAVTDSINQLITMCTQQAPGQKECDNALRELETVRELLENPVQPINDMSYFGCLDSVMENSKVLGEAMTGISQNAKNGNLPEFGEAIATASKALCGFTEAAAQAAYLVGVSDPNSQAGQQGLVEPTQFARANQAIQMACQSLGEPGCTQAQVLSAATIVAKHTSALCNSCRLASARTANPTAKRQFVQSAKEVANSTANLVKTIKALDGAFTEENRAQCRAATAPLLEAVDNLSAFASNPEFSSVPAQISPEGRAAMEPIVISAKTMLESAGGLIQTARALAVNPRDPPRWSVLAGHSRTVSDSIKKLITSMRDKAPGQLECEAAIAALNSCLRDLDQASLAAVSQQLAPREGISQEALHTQMLTAVQEISHLIEPLASAARAEASQLGHKVSQMAQYFEPLTLAAVGAASKTLSHPQQMALLDQTKTLAESALQLLYTAKEAGGNPKQAAHTQEALEEAVQMMTEAVEDLTTTLNEAASAAGVVGCMVDSITQAINQLDEGPMGEPEGSFVDYQTTMVRTAKAIAVTVQEMVTKSNTSPEELGPLANQLTSDYGRLASEAKPAAVAAESEEIGAHIKHRVQELGHGCAALVTKAGALQCSPSDAYTKKELIECARRVSEKVSHVLAALQAGNRGTQACITAASAVSGIIADLDTTIMFATAGTLNREGAETFADHREGILKTAKVLVEDTKVLVQNAAGSQEKLAQAAQSSVATITRLADVVKLGAASLGAEDPETQVVLINAVKDVAKALGDLISATKAAAGKVGDDPAVWQLKNSAKVMVTNVTSLLKTVKAVEDEATKGTRALEATTEHIRQELAVFCSPEPPAKTSTPEDFIRMTKGITMATAKAVAAGNSCRQEDVIATANLSRRAIADMLRACKEAAYHPEVAPDVRLRALRYGRECANGYLELLDHVLLTLQKPSPELKQQLTGHSKRVAGSVTELIQAAEAMKGTEWVDPEDPTVIAENELLGAAAAIEAAAKKLEQLKPRAKPKEADESLNFEEQILEAAKSIAAATSALVKAASAAQRELVAQGKVGAIPANALDDGQWSQGLISAARMVAAATNNLCEAANAAVQGHASQEKLISSAKQVAASTAQLLVACKVKADQDSEAMKRLQAAGNAVKRASDNLVKAAQKAAAFEDQENETVVVKEKMVGGIAQIIAAQEEMLRKERELEEARKKLAQIRQQQYKFLPSELRDEH from the exons ATGGTCGCGCTTTCGCTGAAGATCAGCATCGGGAATGTGGTGAAGACGATGCAGTTTGAGCCGTCTACCATGGTGTACGACGCCTGCCGCATGATTCGGGAGCGGATCCCGGAGGCGCTGGTCGGCCCTC CCAGCGACTTCGGGCTGTTTCTGTCGGATGATGACCCCAAAAAGGGCATATGGCTGGAGGCCGGAAAGGCTTTGGATTACTACATGCTCCGGAACGGG GACACCATGGAGtacaggaagaaacagagacccCTGAAGATCCGGATGCTAGACGGGACTGTGAAGACCATCATGGTGGATGACTCCAAAACGGTCACCGACATGCTCATGACCATCTGTGCCCGCATCG GCATCACCAACCATGACGAGTATTCACTGGTCCGAGAACTgatggaagagaaaaaggaagaggtgACAGGGACCCTACGAAAGGACAAGACACTGCTGCGAGATGAAAAGaagatggagaaactgaagcaGAAATTGCACACCGACGACGAGT TGAACTGGCTGGACCACGGCCGGACGCTCAGGGAGCAGGGGGTGGAGGAGCACGAGACGCTGCTGCTGCGGAGGAAGTTCTTCTACTCGGACCAGAACGTGGATTCTCGCGACCCTGTCCAGCTGAACCTTCTTTACGTGCAG GCGCGAGATGACATCTTGAACGGCTCCCATCCTGTCTCCTTCGACAAGGCCTGTGAGTTCGCCGGCTTCCAGTGCCAGATCCAGTTTGGGCCCCACAATGAGCAGAAGCACAAAGCTGGCTTCCTTGA CCTGAAGGACTTCCTGCCCAAGGAGTATGTGAAGCAGAAGGGAGAGCGTAAGATCTTCCAG GCACACAAGAATTGTGGGCAGATGAGTGAAATTGAGGCCAAGGTACGCTATGTGAAGCTAGCCCGTTCCCTCAAGACTTACGGTGTCTCCTTCTTCCTGGTTAAG GAAAAGATGAAGGGGAAGAACAAGCTCGTGCCCAGGCTTCTGGGCATCACCAAGGAGTGTGTGATGCGAGTGGATGAGAAGACCAAGGAGGTGATCCAGGAGTGGAACCTCACCAACATCAAGCGCTGGGCCGCCTCTCCTAAGAGCTTCACCCTG GATTTCGGGGATTACCAGGATGGCTACTACTCAGTACAGACCACTGAGGGTGAGCAGATTGCACAGCTCATCGCCGGCTACATTGATATCATCCTGAAGAAG aAAAAAAGCAAGGATCACTTTGGGCTGGAGGGAGACGAGGAGTCTACTATGCTGGAGGACTCTGTGTCCCCCAAAAA GTCAACTGTCCTCCAGCAGCAGTACAACCGGGTGGGGAAGGTGGAGCACGGCTCCGTGGCCCTGCCCGCCATCATGCGCTCTGGAGCTTCTGGTCCGGAGAATTTCCAGGTGGGCAGCATGCCCCCTGCCCAGCAGCAGATCACCAGTGGCCAGATGCACCGGGGACACATGCCCCCTCTG ACCTCCGCCCAGCAGGCCCTCACTGGAACCATTAACTCCAGCATGCAGGCTGTGCAGGCTGCCCAGGCTACCCTGGACGACTTTGACACTTTGCCGCCTCTTGGCCAGGATGCT GCCTCTAAGGCCTGGCGTAAGAACAAGATGGATGAATCAAAGCATGAGATCCACTCCCAGGTAGATGCCATCACAGCTGGTACTGCCTCCGTGGTGAACCTGACAGCCG GGGACCCTGCAGAGACAGACTATACCGCAGTGGGCTGTGCTGTCACCACCATCTCCTCCAACCTAACGGAGATGTCCCGAGGCGTGAAGTTGCTGGCTGCCTTGCTGGAGGATGAAGGCGGCAGCGGCCGGCCCCTGCTGCAGGCAGCAAAGGGTCTTGCGGGAGCAGTGTCTGAACTGCTGCGCAGTGCCCAGCCTGCCAGTGCTGAG CCCCGTCAGAACCTGCTGCAAGCAGCTGGGAACGTGGGCCAGGCCAGTGGGGAGctgttgcagcaaattggggaaaGTGATACTGACCCCCACTTCCAG GACACACTGATGCAGCTGGCTAAGGCGGTGGCAAGTGCTGCGGCCGCCCTGGTCCTCAAGGCCAAGAGCGTGGCTCAGCGGACAGAGGACTCTGCGCTTCAGACCCAAGTTATTGCTGCAGCAACACAGTGTGCCCTGTCTACCTCCCAACTGGTGGCCTGCACCAAG GTGGTGGCCCCTACGATCAGCTCACCGGTCTGCCAAGAACAGCTGGTAGAGGCAGGACGGCTGGTGGCCAAAGCCGTGGAGGGCTGTgtgtctgcctcccaggcagccaCAGAGGATGGGCAGCTCTTGCGAGGGGTGGGAGCAGCAGCCACGGCTGTCACCCAGGCCCTGAACGAGCTGCTGCAGCACGTGAAGGCCCACgccacaggggctgggcctgCTGGCCGTTACGACCAGGCCACTGACACCATCCTGACTGTCACTGAGAACATCTTCAGCTCCATGGGTGATGCTG GGGAGATGGTACGACAAGCCCGCATCCTGGCCCAAGCCACCTCTGACCTGGTGAATGCCATCAAGGCCGATGCCGAGGGGGAGAGCGACCTGGAGAACTCCCGCAAGCTCTTAAGTGCCGCCAAGATCCTGGCTGATGCCACAGCCAAGATGGTGgaggctgccaag GGAGCTGCTGCCCACCCAGACagtgaggagcagcagcagcggctgAGGGAGGCAGCCGAGGGGCTCCGCATGGCCACCAACGCGGCGGCCCAGAACGCCATCAAGAAGAAGCTGGTGCAGCgcctggag CACGCAGCCAAGCAGGCTGCAGCCTCAGCCACACAGACTATCGCCGCAGCCCAACACGCAGCCTCCGCCCCCAAGGCCTctgccggcccccagcccctgctggtgcAGAGCTGCAAG gctgtggcagagcagattcCGCTGCTGGTGCAGGGCGTCCGAGGGAGCCAAGCTCAGCCCGACAGCCCCAGTGCTCAGCTAGCCCTCATTGCTGCCAGCCAGAGCTTCCTACAG CCAGGTGGGAAGATGGTGGCAGCTGCGAAGGCCTCGGTGCCGACCATTCAGGACCAGGCCTCGGCCATGCAGCTGAGCCAGTGTGCTAAGAACCTGGGCACCGCGCTGGCTGAACTCCGTACTGCTGCCCAGAAG GCTCAGGAAGCGTGTGGGCCTCTGGAGATGGACTCTGCACTGAGCGTGGTCCAGAATCTAGAGAAAGACCTGCAGGAAGTGAAGGCAGCGGCTCGGGACGGGAAGCTTAAACCCTTACCTGGGGAGACG ATGGAGAAGTGCGCCCAGGACCTGGGCACCAGCACTAAGGCAGTGAGCTCCGCCATCGCCCAGCTGCTGGGAGAGGTCGCCCAGGGCAATGAGAACTATGCAG GTATTGCTGCGCGAGATGTGGCAGGTGGGCTGCGGTCCCTGGCCCAGGCCGCTAGGGGCGTAGCTGCCCTGACAACAGATCCTGCGGTACAGGCCATTGTGCTGGACACAGCCAGCGATGTACTGGACAAGGCCAGCAGCCTCCTTGAGGAAGCAAAGAAGGCAGCTGGCCACCCAGGGGACCCTGAGAGCCAGCAGCGGCTTGCCCAG GTGGCTAAAGCCGTGACCCAGGCGCTGAACCGCTGtgtgagctgcctgcctggccagcGAGATGTGGATAATGCCCTAAGAGCAGTTGGGGACGCCAGCAAACGCCTTCTGAGTGACTCG CTTCCTCCCAGCACTGGGACATTTCAAGAAGCTCAGAGCCGGTTGAATGAAGCCGCCGCTGGGCTGAATCAGGCGGCCACAGAACTGGTGCAGGCCTCCCGGGGGACCCCTCAGGACCTGGCTCGAGCCTCAGGCCGATTTGGACAGGACTTCAGCACTTTCCTGGAAGCTGGCGTGGAGATGGCAGGGCAGGCTCCG AGTCAAGAAGACCGGGCTCAGGTCGTGTCCAACTTGAAGGGCATCTCCATGTCTTCAAGCAAACTACTTCTTGCTGCCAAGGCACTGTCCACAGATCCTGCTGCCCCCAACCTCAAGAGTcagctggctgcagctgccag GGCAGTGACTGACAGCATCAACCAGCTCATCACCATGTGCACCCAGCAGGCGCCCGGCCAGAAAGAGTGTGACAATGCCCTGCGGGAATTGGAG ACTGTCCGGGAGCTCCTGGAGAACCCAGTGCAGCCCATCAATGACATGTCCTACTTTGGCTGCCTGGACAGTGTGATGGAGAACTCAAAG GTGCTGGGTGAGGCCATGACTGGCATCTCCCAAAATGCCAAGAATGGGAACCTGCCGGAGTTTGGGGAGGCCATCGCCACAGCCTCCAAGGCCCTCTGCGGCTTCACTGAGGCAGCTGCACAG GCTGCGTATCTGGTCGGTGTCTCTGATCCCAACAGTCAAGCTGGACAGCAAGGCCTGGTGGAGCCCACACAGTTTGCCCGTGCAAACCAGGCCATTCAAATGGCCTGTCAGAGTCTAGGGGAGCCTGGCTGTACCCAGGCCCAG GTGCTCTCTGCAGCCACCATTGTGGCCAAACACACCTCGGCACTGTGCAACAGCTGCCGCCTGGCCTCAGCCCGGACCGCCAACCCTACCGCCAAGCGCCAGTTTGTGCAGTCAGCTAAGGAAGTGGCCAACAGCACAGCCAATCTTGTCAAGACCATCAAG GCTCTGGACGGGGCCTTCACAGAAGAGAACCGTGCCCAGTGCCGAGCGGCAACAGCGCCTCTACTGGAGGCCGTGGACAATCTCAGTGCCTTTGCCTCCAACCCTGAGTTCTCCAGCGTCCCTGCCCAGATCAGCCCTGAG ggTCGGGCTGCCATGGAGCCTATTGTGATCTCTGCCAAGACAATGTTGGAGAGTGCTGGGGGCCTAATCCAGACAGCCCGGGCCCTAGCAGTCAATCCCCGGGACCCCCCTCGCTGGTCGGTGCTGGCTGGCCACTCCCGCACTGTCTCCGACTCAATCAAGAAGCTTATTACCAGCATGAG GGACAAGGCCCCAGGGCAGCTGGAGTGTGAGGCGGCCATTGCAGCTCTGAACAGTTGTCTGCGGGACCTAGACCAGGCTTCTCTTGCTGCAGTCAGCCAGCAGCTTGCTCCCCGGGAGGGAATCTCTCAAGAG GCCTTGCACACTCAGATGCTCACTGCAGTGCAGGAGATCTCCCATCTCATTGAGCCGCTGGCCAGTGCTGCCCGGGCAGAAGCCTCCCAGCTCGGACACAAG GTATCCCAGATGGCCCAGTATTTTGAGCCACTCACCTTGGCTGCAGTGGGTGCTGCCTCCAAGACCCTGAGCCACCCTCAGCAGATGGCACTCCTGGACCAAACCAAAACGCTAGCAGAGTCAGCCCTGCAGTTGCTGTACACGGCCAAGGAGGCTGGTGGAAACCCCAAG caagCAGCTCACACCCAGGAAGCCCTGGAGGAGGCCGTGCAGATGATGACAGAGGCCGTAGAAGACCTGACCACAACCCTCAACGAGGCAGCCAGTGCTGCCGGGGTCGTTGGCTGCATGGTGGACTCCATCACACAGGCCATCAACCAG cTAGATGAAGGACCAATGGGTGAGCCAGAAGGTTCCTTCGTGGATTACCAGACAACCATGGTGCGGACAGCCAAGGCCATTGCCGTCACCGTTCAGGAGATG GTAACCAAATCAAACACCAGCCCCGAGGAGCTGGGCCCTCTGGCCAACCAGCTGACAAGTGACTACGGCCGTCTGGCCTCCGAGGCTAAGCCTGCAGCTGTGGCTGCTGAGAGTGAAGAG ATAGGGGCCCACATCAAGCATCGGGTACAGGAGCTGGGCCACGGCTGTGCTGCTCTGGTCACCAAGGCAGGCGCCCTGCAGTGCAGCCCCAGTGATGCCTACACCAAGAAGGAGCTCATCGAGTGTGCCCGGAGAGTCTCGGAGAAG gtctcccacgtcctCGCTGCACTCCAGGCTGGGAACCGTGGCACCCAGGCGTGCatcacagcagccagtgctgtgtcCGGAATCATTGCTGACCTTGACACCACCATCATGtttgccacagccggcacactcAATCGTGAGGGCGCTGAAACGTTCGCTGACCACCG GGAGGGCATCCTGAAGACTGCCAAGGTGCTGGTGGAGGACACCAAGGTCCTGGTGCAGAATGCTGCCGGGAGCCAGGAGAAGTTGGCACAGGCTGCCCAGTCCTCCGTGGCCACCATCACCCGCCTCGCAGACGTGGTCAAGCTGGGTGCAGCCAGTCTGGGAGCCGAGGACCCTGAGACCCAG gtggtgtTGATCAATGCAGTCAAAGATGTGGCCAAGGCCTTGGGCGACCTCATCAGTGCAACAAAGGCCGCAGCTGGCAAAGTCGGGGATGACCCTGCTGTGTGGCAGCTCAAGAACTCTGCCAAG GTGATGGTGACCAATGTGACATCATTGCTCAAGACagtgaaagctgtagaagatgaggCCACCAAAGGCACGCGTGCCCTGGAGGCCACCACGGAGCACATACGGCAGGAACTGGCG GTTTTCTGTTCCCCAGAGCCACCTGCCAAGACTTCCACCCCAGAAGATTTTATCCGAATGACCAAGGGTATCACCatggcaacagccaaggctgttgcTGCAGGCAATTCCTGTCGCCAGGAAGATGTCATAGCCACAGCCAATCTGAGTCGGCGTGCTATTGCGGATATGCTCCGGGCTTGCAAG GAAGCAGCTTACCACCCTGAAGTGGCTCCCGACGTGCGGCTCCGAGCCCTGCGCTACGGCCGGGAGTGTGCCAATGGCTACCTGGAGCTGCTGGACCATGTACTACTG ACGCTGCAGAAGCCAAGTCCGGAGCTGAAGCAGCAGCTGACGGGACACTCGAAGCGCGTGGCTGGCTCCGTCACGGAGCTCATCCAGGCTGCTGAGGCCATGAAGG GAACAGAATGGGTGGACCCAGAAGACCCCACGGTCATTGCTGAAAACGAGCTCCTGGGAGCTGCAGCCGCCATTGAGGCCGCAGCCAAAAAGCTGGAGCAGCTGAAGCCCCGCGCCAAGCCCAAG GAGGCAGACGAGTCCCTGAACTTTGAGGAGCAGATACTGGAGGCTGCCAAGTCTATTGCAGCAGCCACCAGTGCCCTGGTAAAGGCTGCCTCTGCTGCCCAGAGGGAACTGGTGGCCCAAGGAAAG GTGGGCGCCATCCCAGCCAATGCACTGGACGATGGACAGTGGTCCCAGGGCCTCATTTCTGCT GCCAGGATGGTGGCCGCAGCCACCAACAACCTGTGTGAGGCAGCCAATGCCGCCGTCCAGGGCCACGCCAGCCAAGAGAAGCTCATCTCATCCGCCAAGCAGGTCGCAGCCTCCACAGCCCAGCTCCTTGTGGCCTGCAAAGTCAAGGCTGACCAGGACTCGGAGGCCATGAAGCGGCTGCAG GCTGCTGGCAACGCGGTGAAGCGAGCCTCCGACAACCTGGTGAAGGCGGCCCAGAAGGCCGCAGCCTTTGAAGACCAGGAGAATGAGACAGTGGTGGTGAAGGAGAAGATGGTCGGGGGCATTGCCCAG ATCATCGCAGCACAGGAGGAGATGCTTCGGAAGGAGCGGGAGCTGGAGGAGGCGCGGAAGAAGCTGGCCCAGATCCGGCAGCAGCAGTACaagttcctgccttcagagcTGCGTGACGAGCACTAG